In a single window of the Papaver somniferum cultivar HN1 chromosome 8, ASM357369v1, whole genome shotgun sequence genome:
- the LOC113303001 gene encoding pyrroline-5-carboxylate reductase-like produces the protein MATSVPIPTDTFKLGFIGAGKLAESIARGVVKSGVLPASRISTAHRDSQRRDVFSSFGVKVYEHNHQVAEDSDVIIFSVKPQIVKEVVLQLKPSLTKDKLLVSIAAGIKLADLQEWAESTRFIRVMPNTPSAVGQAASVISLGGTAIEEDGLLMDSLFGAIGRTWRANEKMFDAVTGVSGSGPAYIFMAIEALADGGVAAGLPRDLAAGLAAQTVLGAAMMVVTTGKHPGQLKDDVASAGGTTIAAIHELEKGGFRGVLMNAVVAAANRSKEFSKK, from the exons ATGGCAACTTCAGTTCCGATTCCAACTGATACATTCAAGTTAGGGTTTATCGGAGCTGGTAAATTGGCGGAAAGTATTGCTAGAGGAGTTGTGAAATCAGGGGTTTTACCTGCTTCTAGAATTAGTACTGCCCATAGAGATTCTCAACGTAGAGATGTTTTTTCTTCCTTCGGAGTTAAGGTCTATGAGCATAATCATCAG GTTGCTGAAGACAGTGATGTCATCATATTTTCGGTCAAGCCCCAGATTG TGAAGGAAGTGGTTTTACAGTTGAAACCGTCACTTACCAAAGATAAACTTTTGGTATCAATTGCTGCGGGAATTAAATTGGCGGATCTGCAG GAATGGGCTGAGAGTACTCGTTTTATTCGAGTTATGCCAAATACTCCTTCTGCTGTAGGTCAGGCAGCATCAG TTATTAGCTTAGGAGGAACCGCAatagaagaagatgggttgcttATGGATAGTCTCTTCGGAGCAATTGGTAGAACATGGAGAGCTAATGAGAAAATGTTTGATGCCGTCACTGGAGTGAG CGGAAGTGGCCCAGCATATATTTTTATGGCAATAGAGGCTTTGGCCGATGGTGGAGTAGCTGCAGGTCTTCCACGGGATCTTGCGGCAGGTTTAGCTGCTCAGACT GTTCTGGGAGCAGCTATGATGGTTGTTACCACAGGTAAGCATCCTGGGCAGCTAAAAGATGATGTTGCATCAGCTGGGGGAACCACCATTGCTGCAATTCACGAATTAGAGAAGGGTGGATTTCGTGGAGTTCTGATGAATGCCGTTGTTGCTGCAGCTAATCGTAGCAAAGAGTTCTCAAAAAAATAG
- the LOC113306028 gene encoding uncharacterized protein LOC113306028, translating into MKDRGKAVAVASSSNWFTTDYSSYSDLPCKKHPPSSSAGGICAYCLKDRLIKLVCSDCGEQRLSSCSCSDMSSSYTSAEVGSVGRISFLIENEKELDFNNHIPHSTGNININNPSRSESSTVILKRSSSSCVGVKRNGFWRFGRLFRKKGEKGSNGVEFREGASVNGGGFYEKSEMWVFHNAGSVPRSRSLCGFRGGFDASENGSSTVGGMSDSKRAGNTESANRKQGLIDSILDGPSAGGAESASASGTSMKNDNISSRISESEAFKGFKNDGVMEFNGDLDDHDSGFIDLKLGFSSESKPEFSSCLKNSDRFETESGFRVSKDSNFSDSFSYMRGERIFSNGSSCRITVNEKEISKCRKSLKIWKWIFKNHSSGVCKKHGKHCIRS; encoded by the coding sequence ATGAAAGACAGAGGAAAAGCAGTGGCAGTAGCTAGTAGTAGTAATTGGTTCACAACAGATTACTCTTCTTATTCAGATCTTCCATGTAaaaaacacccaccttcttcttcagcgGGAGGAATTTGTGCTTACTGTCTTAAAGACAGACTTATCAAACTCGTTTGTTCTGATTGTGGAGAACAACGTCTCTCTTCTTGTTCTTGCTCTGACATGTCATCTTCGTATACTAGTGCTGAAGTTGGTAGTGTTGGAAGAATTTCATTCTTGATAGAGAATGAAAAAGAACTGGATTTTAATAACCATATCCCACACTCAACAGGAAATATCAATATAAATAACCCAAGTAGATCAGAATCGTCAACCGTTATCCTTAAAAGAAGCAGTAGCAGTTGTGTTGGTGTTAAGAGAAATGGGTTTTGGAGATTTGGAAGATTGTTTAGGAAGAAAGGAGAAAAGGGaagtaatggtgttgagtttaGAGAGGGTGCTAGTGTTAATGGAGGCGGGTTTTATGAGAAAAGTGAGATGTGGGTTTTCCATAATGCGGGTAGTGTTCCAAGGTCTAGATCTCTTTGTGGTTTCAGAGGTGGTTTTGATGCTTCAGAAAACGGTTCTAGTACTGTTGGAGGAATGTCCGACTCAAAAAGAGCTGGAAATACAGAGTCAGCAAACAGAAAACAAGGGCTCATTGACTCGATCTTAGATGGCCCTAGTGCTGGTGGAGCAGAATCAGCAAGTGCTTCCGGGACTTCAATGAAGAATGATAACATTTCATCACGGATTTCAGAAAGTGAGGCATTTAAAGGGTTTAAGAATGATGGTGTCATGGAATTTAATGGTGATCTGGATGATCACGACTCTGGCTTTATTGATTTAAAGCTTGGGTTTTCATCAGAGTCAAAACCGGAATTCTCTTCTTGTCTGAAAAATAGTGATCGTTTTGAGACAGAATCAGGCTTCAGAGTTTCTAAAGATAGTAATTTCTCAGATTCATTTAGTTATATGAGAGGAGAAAGAATTTTCAGTAATGGGAGTTCATGTAGGATTACAGTTAATGAAAAAGAAATCAGTAAGTGCAGGAAAAGCTTGAAAATTTggaaatggattttcaagaatcATTCAAGTGGTGTTTGCAAGAAACATGGAAAACATTGCATTAGATCTTGA